In the genome of Oncorhynchus nerka isolate Pitt River linkage group LG4, Oner_Uvic_2.0, whole genome shotgun sequence, the window AGAGAGTGATTCTTTCACAGCTCCTGCCATAGCCAGCATCAGCACCTGAAACACCAGAAATATCATCAAATAGCCTGCTCCCTGACTGACAGCTTGACACTGTCACAAAGTTATTGTAAAGACAGTGAATATTAGCACTCACTTTGAGATTTTGACATATTCCGCTGTCAATGCTCATAATCTGACCGAAAATAGATTGTGCTTTTTCAACATCACTCTGGAAGgagaataaaatatatttaaacacATTTgtatgccagagagagagagagagagagatagatgtctCTTAGTACATTCAGAGAACCTAGTATAATAGACATTGTTTAGTGATGACAAAGATCAGTCATCTAAAAAAATGTACCTTTATAGTTTAATGTGTCTGCCTTCTAATAGTAAAAGGATGCCACCTACTCTCATATAATCCTTTCATAAACAACATGTCTATGGCAATATTGAAGGAGGTTGAGTCCGAAAATAATCCTCTCATGTCCTGTTAGAGAATATAGATAAATATTAGTATTTTTACAACTTCACAAACTACAGTATGTGTAAACGTCAATCAATGCCCTAGTCAAGAGGACTAGAGTTACTATGACAGCACTTAGTCCAGATGTTGATTATGACTGTTCCCTGATTGTTGTAGTCCAAATGCTGCATATAAATATTGTTACCTTGTCTGTCAGAGTGGCAGCAGCCATGTCCTCCAGCCCCAGCTCATAGCACAGCCTCATGAACGGGGGACCAAACTTAAACTCTCCAAATGCTACGTTACTGTTCTCTTCGTGGTCCCTGGTCAGTGGAACGAACATGCagaacacacaaacatacacgtaAATAATACAGAACCATAACTAAGAAAGAATGACAACATTAGTCAAACTCCAAGATTGCATTCAATTATTTCAAACTAATGCTTTATCTGTCCGTAACACAGCTGATGAGTAGACTTGATCTTCAGGTCTGTTTTGACAGCTAATTGTCAGGATACTCATCTGGCCAGTGGCCACAATATATTAGTGAGAAACTAGTATTTTACTGTGTGACCCATAGCTGTAGATGGCACCTCTGGCTGTGACCATGTCCTCTGCAGATTGGCATAGGTGTAGAAGCAGTTTCAGGCCATCCTTCAATATTAACTCGTTCTTCTTTAGCTTCCGATTGAATACCTCCAAATAATGACCTGCAGAATAGAAAATGGTCTGTCAACTTCAAAAGAAGTAGTTGAGGTACAGTAGTTAGACCCAAACAGTAAGGAcatgcatatatacacacatacatatacagtgcattcagaaagtattccagcctctggactttttccacgttttgttacagcCCCATTAAAAATGATTCAATTGTTGTTTCGCCCTCATAAAtttacacgcaataccccataatgactaagcaaaaacaggtttttagaaattcttgcaaatttattaaaaaactaaaactaaaatatcacattcacagaagtattcagaccctttaatcagtattTTGTTAACAGCGATtatagcctcaagtcttcttgggtatgacgctacaagcttggcacacctgtatttggcggagtttctcccattcttctctgcatatcctctcaaaaTCTGTCAcgttggatggggaacgtcgctgcacagatattatcaggtctctccagagatgttcgatcgggttaagGTCCAGGCTCTGgtagggccactcaaggacattcagagacttgtcccaaaggcactcttgcgttgtcttggttgtgttcttagggtcattgtcctgttgaaaggtgaatcttcgccccagtctgaggtcctaagcgctctggagcaggttttcatgatctctctgtactttgctccgttcatctttccctcgatcctgactagtctcccagtacctgcgctgaaaaacatctgcaccgcatgatgctgccaccactatgcttcattaatacatttgcaaatatttctatctatctatctagataTTTGCAAatatatctatccatctatctatcgaTCGATATATTTGCAAAtatctagatagatagatagatagatatatttgCAAAtatctagatagatagatagattgaacacacatacactaccattcaaaagtttggggtcacttagaaatgtccttgtttttgaaagaaaagctaattttttgtccaataaaataacatcaaattgatcagaaatacattatagacattgttaatgttgtaaatgactattgtagctggaaacggcagattttttatataatatctacataggtgttcagaggcccatgatcagcaaccatcactcctgtgttccaatggcacgttgtgttagctaatccaagttgaatCTTTTGCCGTTTGTCTTTACTTTATTTTAACAAAATGTATCTGCTATCATTTCTTACAACCGACAAGCTGTTTATCATATACCCTGTTGCCTAGTCGCCTTAcgcctatacatatctacctctatcactccagtatcccctgcacaatgtaaatatggtattgtgactgaccctgtatatagcttcttacTTTCTTGTGTTCTTATTTTAatttattgtgtgtttttgttcacaataccccaaaataacACAATGTTCTACCTTGTGTTTAGTGCTGCATTTACTGCATTGTTGTATTTGGAGCTTGCAAGAGAGGCATGTCACTGTACTTGTCCATGTCACATTAAAACTTGAGTAGCCAACTTTTTGATCCGGGACACTTgatgagccactgcctgtttcgGCTGCTGAAATTCTGGTTTGACAACATACTCTGACAATAGATGCATTTTTGCTGAAATGAATGGAGCAACAGGAGCAGAGATGATATTAGACTAGATATTCTCGACCGTCTCTGACAGGAGTACTGTGTTACTGTACTTGCCCATTGAGCTGAACAACTTGTGGAAATTGAGTGCATGCATTACAAATTCGTCTAGAAATGTGAAATAGTTCCAGGCTAAATATGAAAACCGGACAAGAAAAGACATCTCAACCGCTGTCacagtgtaactctgtgttgtctgttcacactgctatgctttatcttggccaggtcgcagttgcaaatgagaacttgttctcaactagcctacctggttaaataaaggtgaaataaaaaaatacaaacagTGACATTGATTGAGACAGATTCCTCGTGTGGTGGTTTGTCGACAAGGTACTGCACCATAACCATAAAATAAGTTATTCATATACCTCCTACTCTGCATGCCATACAGTCCGATTGTATGCGGCCACAAAGTAATCCTTTTGAGGGACAATCGTGAAGCAGTATTCGGATGCAGCCGCCGACCCTGCCAAGCGCCATGTTGCCCCTGACTGTACTATTGCGAGAACAAAGGGTGAAATGGTTTGGCAATTAAAAAACATTCTGCTTTCGCTGCGCTGGATTTGTTATAAGCACAGCAATTTATTATGCATTGACTAATTATATTTATTGTTTTACCATACAACTCATAAGTTCAGTGAAGAGGAAAAAACGAACAGATAGACATATATACGTTTTATTCTCCACTTTTTCACGATTTAGTTGGAACATTCAAAAATGGCTGCGCCCTGTCGTGGCTGTTGACTAGTTTTACGCTGGATTTCCAAATGTCTAGCTAAGACGCATATTTCTTCTGACAAATGGACTATCGGGGAGTAAAAGTATCATTATCTTGCCATCTCAATTCCCATTAGCTGTCCGACGTCTGGTTGTGTTTATAACAAACGAAACGAATTTCGCACACGCACATACTGAACATAAATCTATTACATCCTACAACCGGAAGGGGGCAGTGTCCCATACACAATATGCACCCAACAAACTATGACCTGAGCTTTCCTTCCCTGTTTTAGAGAGCAATAGTAATTGTGTCTTTTTATGGGCAACTCACGACTGTACATGCACTAACTCTGCCATggcctttttcttcttcttctttaattTTTATAAACgcttaaaataaggtctgtggagCAGTGGTGTAGTAAGTGGTGCCTTGAGAAGTGGGTATACACAAATTGCAGTATATGCACTAACTCATTACTAAATTATTTAATGTAATAAATTAAACATTAAACCTTGCAAACAATTCATGGTAACCTCGTAAACAATTCATTTAGACACAGCGTTTATTTGAAACGGGTGTTTATTTGATGAAATGTGTGCCGTTGCCTGGCTATTAAAAGGGACAGGCAGCAATTTGAGACAGCGTTTAGTTGAAGTTTTACAGTATGCGTTCTCCTAACCTATTGGTTTTCTTTCAACTTTCTTTTTGTCTAGCAGCCCATGATATTTGTTGCATCTTTAGACCCCCCCTCTTTCTAAATTTCTAACCAATATTTCCATCTCTGTCCATGAAATGTATGTGCTGTGTGCATTTTGGAGCATCCACACATAGGCATATTGCCTTGCCTTGTGCACATTTCACTCGGGTACTAAATTATGTCTAAGATTGAGGGAGGGGGGTTAATATATAAACATGCCTGATGACCTCATCGTTGTCATAAACTACTCCTATTGGGACTCTCTGACCCATAACAGTATGCTGCCTGTCAGTGCACATTTTTCGACAGGAGAGAATATATAGCTCAGCACCAGTGAGCAGTGCTGGTCCAGATAACCCTAGTTCCTTCAGAAAGGTACAGAAGGGTCTGATCAATTTGCTGCTGGCTAATTTCCCAGTTTCATAtttctcctctgcagcagaatgAGCATCCCTAatggacctgagagagagagagagggagagagaacagggagggaggaaaaagagagagacccagtgagagagagagagatacagagaaatagagagagtttCCTGTCTGCTCCCTAACGGCTGCAGCGCTAGACTATTTGGGAGCATCCTAAATTCATTATTGATGACATCTCTAACCTATGAGAGCTTTTCTACACAGCCATGTTGATTTGATTCACATGGTTCTCAATACATTAAtgcccaaagagagagagagagagaacagggagagagagataacagggagagagagagagagagagagagaacagggagagagagagagagagagaacagggagagagagagggagaacagggagagagagaacagggagagagagaacagggagagagagagaacagggagagagagagagagagaacagggagagagagagacccagtgagagagagagagatacagagaaatagagagagtttCCTGTCTGCTCCCTAACGGCTGCAGCGCTAGACTATTTGGGAGCATCCTAAATTCATTATTGATGACATCTCTAACCTATGAGAGCTTTTCTACACAGCCATGTTGATTTGATTCACATGGTTCTCAATACATTAATGCCCAAATTCTCCCATAAGTGGTTGCCTCAAACTTAAACTCAAGAGATTTGGCTAAGTAATATCCATATATTACCAGTTTGTTACAGAAATCCAAGCATTTGTTTTTTTGAGTAAGTAGTACATATATTAAAGTGATTTGAATAATATCCAAAGATAGTTGTTATCTCTTGCTTTGAGGCAGAACAGTGGGAGTGGAATGGAAACTATTCACAATTACTTTAAGTCCCATAGAAtcctgaatgtgtctctctcacACTTAAACTTAGTGTGCTTTGTTAGAAGCCTGCCCAGTTCTCTAAGTTAAAAGCACAATCTGTAATATATGAACTTGAGGTTTTTAGGGATTGATCCTGTGGTTCAAGTCAAGGAGGGGTTTCTATAGAGCACTAAAGAACTGTAGCTTGTCCGTTTAATGTTCTGGTGCATgccatcccagctagcacattatGTTCtaagaaccatatgtttcttagagcttggtgagcgcgtggttgtcctatggttattttgcgtacaaccttcccacaactttaTGGGAATGGTGCAAGATAGTTGTTTGGCTTTGGAATATTCTCAGCCCATTTACTGAACTTGACAAAAACATTTTGGGGGGTAATTTAATTACTTTAACGGAATGTTTCGTAAAAGTTCAAATATGCTTACATTTAGTTCagagaacattaagaaacaatgttcttctgtgggaatttcagtacttcagcataatgttGCCTAcaagtttcctcatggttctatttaaagtcaaaTTGTTCCAAGAACGTTAAGAATAAACAttattctgtgggaatttcagtacttcagcattaCATTATCTagaggtttcctcatggttctatttaaagtcaaaTTGTTCCAAGAACGTTAAGAATAAACAttattctgtgggaatttcagtacatcAGCATTACATTatctacaggtttcctcatggttctatttaaagtcatgttcacAAATTGTCCCGAGAACGTgaagaaaactttccataaaattcaaaatagcctccaacactctgcacagcaaactggatgtagtcaatcacagtgccatccgttttgtcaccaaagccccatacactacccaccactgcgacctgtatgctctcgttggctgacaATCACTACATatttgtcaccaaacccactggctccaggtaatctataAGTCAATGCTAGGAAAAAGCCCACTTGTcatcatagcaacacccacccgtagcacgcgctccagcaggtatatatgtcaccggtcacccccaaagccaacacttcctttggccacctttccttccagtt includes:
- the LOC115120651 gene encoding pentatricopeptide repeat-containing protein 2, mitochondrial-like isoform X4 → MPICRGHGHSQRCHLQLWVTQDHEENSNVAFGEFKFGPPFMRLCYELGLEDMAAATLTDKSDVEKAQSIFGQIMSIDSGICQNLKVLMLAMAGAVKESLSVLTLTLGSSSPAFIKKPEFAQEVVDLVRLRSEDSPLMASVEQAVPTSSRQVR
- the LOC115120651 gene encoding pentatricopeptide repeat-containing protein 2, mitochondrial-like isoform X1, whose translation is MYVCIYACPYCLGLTTVPQLLLLKLTDHFLFCRSLFGGIQSEAKEERVNIEGWPETASTPMPICRGHGHSQRCHLQLWVTQDHEENSNVAFGEFKFGPPFMRLCYELGLEDMAAATLTDKSDVEKAQSIFGQIMSIDSGICQNLKVLMLAMAGAVKESLSVLTLTLGSSSPAFIKKPEFAQEVVDLVRLRSEDSPLMASVEQAVPTSSRQVR
- the LOC115120651 gene encoding pentatricopeptide repeat-containing protein 2, mitochondrial-like isoform X2, coding for MYVCIYACPYCLGLTTVPQLLLLKLTDHFLFCRSLFGGIQSEAKEERVNIEGWPETASTPMPICRGHGHSQRDHEENSNVAFGEFKFGPPFMRLCYELGLEDMAAATLTDKSDVEKAQSIFGQIMSIDSGICQNLKVLMLAMAGAVKESLSVLTLTLGSSSPAFIKKPEFAQEVVDLVRLRSEDSPLMASVEQAVPTSSRQVR
- the LOC115120651 gene encoding pentatricopeptide repeat-containing protein 2, mitochondrial-like isoform X3, translating into MQSRRSLFGGIQSEAKEERVNIEGWPETASTPMPICRGHGHSQRCHLQLWVTQDHEENSNVAFGEFKFGPPFMRLCYELGLEDMAAATLTDKSDVEKAQSIFGQIMSIDSGICQNLKVLMLAMAGAVKESLSVLTLTLGSSSPAFIKKPEFAQEVVDLVRLRSEDSPLMASVEQAVPTSSRQVR